From Pagrus major chromosome 2, Pma_NU_1.0, one genomic window encodes:
- the myo7aa gene encoding myosin VIIAa isoform X4, whose product MRTLSVCQPFFVRCIKPNEYKKPMLFDRELCVRQLRYSGMMETIRIRRAGYPIRYTFVEFVDRYRVLMPGVKPAYKQEDLRGTCQRIAEAVLGRDDDWQMGKTKIFLKDHHDMLLEIERDKAITDKVILIQKVVRGFKDRSNFLKLRKSAVLIQKTWRGYQCRKNYGAMRAGFSRLQALVRSRKLCASYHVARQRITCFQGRCRGYLVRRAFRHRLWAVITIQAYTRGMIACRLYKRLKGEYRRRLEAEKMRLAEEAKLRNQMSAKRAKAEAERKHQERLAQLAKEDAEREKQEKEEVRRKKEMVEQMEKARLEPVNDSDMVDKMFGFLGTTGSLPGQEGQAPAGFEDLERTHQELEEEDLDEALPLPEDDEEEDLSEYKFAKFAATYFQGTTTHTYVRRPLKQPLLFHDDEGDQLAALAVWITVLRFMGDLPEPKYHTAISDGSEKIPVMTKIYETLGKKTYKRELQALQGEGETPHSDSHKKNSVRHKLVSLTLKKKSKITEEVTKRLNDGEYSLHGNSMLEDRPTSNLEKLHFIIGNGILRPALRDEIYCQICKQLSQNPSKSSHARGWILISLCVGCFAPSDKFVKYLRNFISSGPPGYAPYCEERLRRTFVNGTRTQPPSWLELQATKSKKPIMLPVTFMDGTTKTLLTDSATTAKELCSALSDKINLRDRFGFSLYIALFDKVSSLGSGNDHVMDAVSQCEQYAKEQGAQERNAPWRLFFRKEIFTPWHSPADDQVATNLIYQQTVRGVKFGEYRCDRDDLAELASQQYYIDYGSEILLERLLSLIPSYVPDREIGTSRTVEKWAHFIMAAHKKGIYTQKRFDTQKVKEEVVDFARHKWPLLFSRFYEAFKFSGPSLPKNDLIVAVNWTGVYFVDEQEQVLLELSFPEITAVSSSRGGKLQSQSFTLATIKGDEYTFTSNNAEDIRDLVVTFLEGLRKRSKFVVALQDNPNPTGEESTFLSFLKGDLILLDQDTGEQVLNSGWAHGVNERTNQRGDFPADCVYVLPTMTRPQQDIVALVTMTPDQRQESVRVSQLVMPESDGRMKPYTLEEFSYDYFRPPPKHTLSRVMVTKNRGKDKMWSCTREPLKQPLLKKVVNHEELAQDACMSFIAMMKYMGDYPSKRTRSVNELTDQIFEGALKAEPLKDEIYCQIIKQLTDNHVKYSEEKGWELLWLCTGLYPPSNVLLPHIQRFLQSKKHHPLSGDCMQRLHKSLRNGSRKYPPHLVEVEAIQHKTTQIFHKVYFPDDTDEAFEVESSTKAKDFCQNISTRLLLKSPEGFSLFVKISDKVISVPEGDFFFDFVRHLTDWIKKSRPAKDGIVPSLTYQVFFMKKLWTNTVPGKDSFADSIFHYYQELPKYLRGYHKCSREEVFQLAALIYRVKFEDDKSHFPTIPKMLRELVPQDLIRQMSPDDWKRSVVAYFNKQAGKSREEAKLMFLKIIYKWPTFGSAFFEVKQTTEPNFPEILLIAINKHGVSLIDPKTKDILTTHPFTKISNWSSGNTYFHITIGNLVRGSKLLCETSLGYKMDDLLTSYISQMLTTMNKQRSGRGHSK is encoded by the exons GATCACCACGACATGCTGCTGGAGATCGAGAGAGACAAGGCCATCACGGACAAGGTCATCCTCATCCAGAAGGTGGTTCGAGGTTTCAAGGACAG ATCGAACTTCCTGAAGTTGAGGAAGTCGGCTGTGTTGATCCAGAAGACGTGGAGAGGTTATCAGTGTAGGAAGAACTATGGAGCT ATGCGAGCAGGCTTCTCTCGCCTTCAGGCTCTGGTTCGTTCCAGGAAGTTGTGTGCGTCGTATCATGTGGCCCGGCAGCGAATCACGTGCTTCCAGGGTCGCTGTCGGGGCTACTTGGTGCGCCGAGCGTTCCGGCACCGACTGTGGGCCGTCATCACCATCCAGGCCTACACCAGAGGAATGATCGCTTGCCGGCTGTACAAGAGGCTGAAGGGAGAg TACCGCAGGCGGCTGGAGGCCGAGAAGATGCGTCTGGCTGAAGAGGCCAAACTAAGGAATCAGATGTCTGCAAAGAGAGCGAAGGCCGAGGCTGAACGCAAACACCAG GAGCGTCTTGCCCAGCTGGCGAAAGAGGACGCTGAGCGGGagaagcaggagaaggaggaggtccGCAGGAAGAAGGAGATGGTGGAGCAGATGGAGAAGGCCCGTCTGGAGCCCGTCAACGACTCCGACATGGTGGACAAGATGTTTGGCTTCCTGGGGACGACAGGCTCTTTGCCAGGCCAGGAGGGACAAGCCCCCGCCGGCTTTGAg gaCCTGGAGCGGACCcatcaggagctggaggaggaggatctggATGAGGCTCTTCCTCTGCCTGAGgacgatgaagaggaggatTTATCGGAATACAAGTTTGCCAAGTTTGCTGCCACCTACTTCCAGGGCACCACCACTCACACCTACGTCCGACGGCCTCTCAAACAGCCTCTGCTGTTCCACGACGACGAGGGAGACCAGCTG GCTGCTCTGGCGGTGTGGATCACAGTGCTGAGGTTCATGGGAGATTTGCCAGAGCCTAAGTACCATACAGCCATCAGTGACGGAAGTGAGAAGATCCCCGTCATGACAAAAATCTACGAGACGCTGGGAAAGAAGACCTACAAGAGAGAGCTGCAGGCGCtgcagggggagggagag ACGCCTCACTCAGACAGCCACAAGAAGAACAGTGTCCGACACAAGCTGGTGTCCCTCACCCTGAAGAAGAAATCCAAGATCACCGAGgag GTCACCAAACGCCTTAACGATGGTGAGTAcagtctccatggcaacagcatGCTGGAGGACCGGCCCACATCCAACCTGGAGAAACTTCACTTCATCATCGGCAACGGGATCCTGAGACCAGCACTgag GGATGAGATCTACTGTCAGATCTGTAAGCAGCTGAGTCAGAACCCGTCTAAGAGTTCTCACGCTCGGGGCTGGATCctcatctctctgtgtgtcggcTGCTTCGCTCCTTCAGACAAGTTTGTCAAG TACCTGAGAAACTTCATCAGCAGCGGGCCACCGGGTTATGCTCCGTACTGTGAAGAGAGACTGAGACGGACATTTGTCAACGGGACGAGAACACAACCTCCATCCTGGCTGGAGCTGCAg GCCACCAAGTCGAAGAAGCCGATCATGCTGCCGGTGACGTTCATGGACGGCACAACCAAAACACTGCTGACAGACTCGGCCACCACAGCCAAGGAGCTCTGCAGTGCATTGTCTGATAAAATCAACCTGCGGGACCGATTTGGCTTCTCACTCTATATCGCTCTGTTTGACAAG GTCTCCTCTTTAGGCAGCGGGAACGATCATGTGATGGACGCTGTTTCGCAGTGCGAGCAGTACGCGAAGGAGCAGGGAGCTCAGGAGAGGAACGCCCCCTGGAGGCTGTTCTTCAGGAAGGAGATCTTCACACCGTGGCACTCCCCTGCTGACGACCAGGTCGCCACCAACCTCATCTACCAGCAAACCGTCAGGGGTGTCAAGTTTGGAGAATACCGCTGTGACAgg GATGACCTGGCAGAACTGGCCTCTCAGCAGTATTACATCGACTACGGTTCAGAGATCCTCCTGGAGCGCCTGCTGAGCCTCATCCCCTCCTACGTCCCCGACAGAGAGATCGGCACCTCCAGGACGGTGGAAAAATGGGCTCATTTCATCATGGCTGCACACAAAAAG GGCATCTACACCCAGAAGAGGTTTGACACCCAGAaggtgaaggaggaagtggtgGACTTCGCTCGCCACAAGTggcctcttctcttctctcgtTTTTACGAAGCCTTCAAGTTCTCAG GTCCCAGTCTGCCTAAAAATGACCTGATCGTCGCTGTCAACTGGACAGGGGTTTATTTTGTGGACGAGCAGGAGCAGGTCCTCTTAGAGCTGTCCTTCCCAGAAATCACTGCAGTATCCAGCAGCAG GGGAGGAAAGTTGCAGAGTCAGAGTTTCACTCTGGCGACCATCAAAGGAGATGAGTACACCTTCACCTCAAACAACGCGGAGGACATTCGCGACCTGGTGGTGACCTTTCTAGAAGGCCTGAGGAAGAGGTCGAAGTTTGTGGTGGCCCTGCAGGACAACCCCAACCCCA CTGGGGAAGAGTCCACGTTCCTGAGCTTCCTGAAGGGAGACCTGATCCTGTTGGACCAGGACACAGGAGAGCAGGTCCTCAACTCTGGTTGGGCGCATGGTGTCAACGAACGAACCAATCAGAGAGGAGATTTCCCAGCTGACTGTGTCTATGTCCTGCCAACCATGACCCGACCTCAGCAAGACATCGTG GCTTTGGTAACCATGACGCCGGATCAGCGGCAGGAGTCGGTTCGTGTTTCGCAGCTCGTCATGCCAGAGAGCGACGGCCGGATGAAACCCTACACTCTGGAGGAGTTCTCCTACGACTACTTCAG GCCTCCTCCCAAACACACCCTGAGCAGGGTGATGGTCACTAAGAACCGTGGGAAAGACAAGATGTGGAGCTGCACCAGAGAGCCGCTGAAGCAGCCACTGCTGAAGAAGGTTGTCAACCACGAGGAGCTGGCTCAGGACGCCTGCATGTCCTTCATAG CTATGATGAAGTACATGGGCGACTACCCATCTAAAAGGACACGTTCAGTCAACGAGCTGACGGACCAGATCTTTGAAGGAGCGCTGAAGGCCGAACCTCTGAAAGACGAGATCTACTGTCAGATCATAAAACAGCTCACCGACAACCACGTCAA GTACAGTGAGGAGAAAGGCTGGGAGCTTCTGTGGTTGTGTACTGGTCTGTATCCTCCCAGTAACGTCCTGCTGCCGCACATCCAGCGCTTCCTCCAGTCCAAGAAACACCACCCGCTGTCTGGAGACTGCATGCAGCGGCTGCACAAAAGTCTACG tAACGGATCCAGGAAGTATCCCCCTCATTTAGTGGAAGTAGAGGCCATCCAACATAAGACAACCCAGATCTTCCACAAAGTCTACTTCCCTGACGACACAGACGAG GCGTTTGAGGTGGAGTCCAGTACCAAAGCGAAGGATTTCTGCCAGAACATCTCAACCAGACTGCTGCTCAAATCTCCTGAAGGATTCAGCCTCTTTGTCAAGATCTCAGacaag GTGATCAGTGTGCCAGAGGGAGATTTCTTCTTTGACTTTGTCAGACATTTGACTGACTGGATCAAGAAATCTCGACCAGCTAAAGATG GAATCGTCCCCTCTCTGACCTATCAGGTGTTCTTCATGAAGAAGTTGTGGACCAACACAGTTCCAGGGAAGGACTCCTTCGCTGACTCCATCTTTCACTACTACCAG GAGCTGCCTAAATATTTGCGTGGGTACCACAAGTGTTCACGAGAAGAAGTGTTCCAACTTGCAGCTCTCATCTACCGAGTCAAGTTTGAGGATGACAAATCCCACTTCCCTACAATACCCAAAATGCTTCGAGAGCTGGTTCCCCAGGATCTCATCCGTCAGATGTCACCAGATGACTGGAAAAGG TCTGTGGTTGCATACTTCAACAAGCAGGCTGGTAAATCAAGGGAAGAGGCCAAACTGATGTTTCTGAAGATCATCTACAAATGGCCGACCTTTGGCTCCGCCTTCTTTGAGGTCAAG CAAACTACAGAGCCCAACTTCCCAGAGATCCTCCTGATTGCCATCAACAAACATGGAGTCAGTCTTATCGACCCGAAGACGaag gacATCTTGACCACCCACCCCTTCACCAAGATCTCCAACTGGAGCAGTGGAAACACCTACTTCCACATCACCATCGGCAACCTGGTCAGAGGAAGCAAACTGCTGTGTGAGACCTCACTG GGCTACAAGATGGACGACCTGCTGACCTCCTACATCAGTCAGATGCTCACCACCATGAACAAACAGCGCTCCGGGCGGGGCCACAGCAAGTGA